CGCTACGGATGCGGCGACCGCCGGTACCGCGAACGCCGATGCCACCTTTAAAGTTCAGTACGAGTAACAGACTCATCGCGCAGGGAAGCGAGACGGGCCAGGATGGCCCGCTATCCGCAACGGGAGTGGGGTGAAAAGAATGCAAAGGATGAAATCGGGTCTGTTGATATTGCTGTTACCGCCGCTGGCGCTGGCGGGAAATCAGTGGCACGTCACCTTACCCGGCGGAAGCATGCGTTTTCAAGGGATCGTTATCGCCGAGTCCTGCCGCGTTGAAGCGGGCGACCGACAGATGACGGTCAGAATGGGCCAGATTAGCAGCAACCGGTTTCATGCCGCCGGCGAAGACGCCAATCCGGTGCCTTTCGATATCCGGCTTCAGGAATGCAGTACGGCAGTAAGCCAGCGCGTCGGTGTGGCCTTTCACGGCGTGGCCGATGGCAAAAACCCTGAGGTGCTCTCCGTGGGAGAAGGACCGGGGATCGCAACCGGAATTGGGGTTGCCCTGTTTGATAAGGATGACCGACCGATCGCCCTCAACGCGCCGCCTGACAAATGGACGCGCATATATACCGGGCTGAATACGCTGCACTTCGTCGCGAAATATCGGGCCACGGGCAATCAGGTTACCGGCGGCATCGCCAATGCTCAGGCCTGGTTCTCCCTGACCTACCAGTAATTCACAGCATTGATACCGCCAACAGAACACACGGTGAATGCAAAAGGAAATAACATGAAAAAAACACTTAACTTCACTCGCGGCCTGTTGGCTGGATTATTGATGGTGGCCGCAGCGGGTCTTATCCCCCAGGCAGAAGCCGGTGTTGCACTGGGCGCTACCCGGGTGATTTATCCTGCGGGCCAAAAACAGGTTCAGCTGGCTGTCACCAATAATGATGACAGCAGCACCTATCTTATCCAGTCCTGGGTTGAAAACAGTGACGGAGTGAAGGATGGCCGCTTCGTCATTACGCCGCCGCTGTTCGCTATGCAGGGTAAAAAAGAGAATACCCTGCGCATCATCGACGCCACCAATAATCAACTGCCGCAGGATCGCGAAAGCCTGTTCTGGATGAACGTGAAGGCCATCCCGTCCATGGAAAAATCCAAACTCAGTGAGAACACCCTGCAGCTGGCGATTATCAGCCGCATCAAGCTCTACTATCGTCCGGCGAATCTGCCAATGCCGCCGGAGCAGGCCGCGGAGAAACTGAGATTCCGCCGCAGCGCGGGCAGCCTGACGCTGATTAACCCGACGCCGTACTTCCAGACCGTGACCGAAATCAACGCCGGTACGCGGATCCTGGAAAACGCGCTGGTGCCGCCGATGGGCGAAGTCACCATCAAACTCCCCGCGGATGCAGGCAGCGACATTTCCTGGCGCACCATTAACGACTACGGCGCCCTGACCCCGCGCATTAAAGCCGCCATGCAGTAAATCGATGGGGAGAGGTGCTCTCCCCTTCCCCCACTGAATAAAAAGAACTGACTGCCGGGCGACTTCGGACCGGAGGGACTATGCCACATCTGAAATATGGACTCGATCGCTTGGCTTTCCGACGCGCACTGAGCACTGAAACCCGACCTGCCCGCACACTCTCACGCCTTTCCGCAGCCCTTTTACTGGCTTCGCAGACGTTTTCTGCCCAGGCTGAGATTTACTTTAACCCGCGTTTCCTGGCGGACGATCCTGCCGCCGTGGCGGATTTGTCCGGCTTTGAAAAAGGCCAGGAAGTTCCCGCCGGCACCTATCGCGTCGATATCTATCTGAACGACGGCTATATGACCACCCACGACGTGACGTTTAATCCGGGGGAAAACGGTAACGGCCTGGCGCCCTGTCTGACCCGCGTTCAGCTCAGCGATATGGGGGTCAATACCGCCGCTATCGCCGGCATGGAGCTTCTGGCAAATGAAACCTGCGTTGCGCTGGCGGAAACCATTCCCGATGCCACCAGCCGTTTTGACGTCGGTCAGCAGCGGTTGTATTTGACGATCCCGCAGGCCTATATGGGCAGCCACGCGCGCGGCTATATCCCGCCGGAGCTGTGGGATAACGGCATCAACGCCGGTCTGCTGAACTACAACTTCACCGGAAACAGCGTGCACAACACCGTCGGCGGCAGCAGCAACTATGCCTGGCTGAACCTGCAAAGCGGGCTGAACATCGGTGCCTGGCGCCTGCGTGATAACACCACCTGGAGCTACAGCAGCAGCGGCAGTTCCAGCAGCAATGAGAATAAATGGCAGCACGTTAATACCTGGCTGGAGCGCGACATCACCGCATGGCGTTCGCGCCTGACGCTGGGCGACAGCTACAGCAACGGGGATATTTTTGACGGCCTTAACTTCCGTGGCCTGCAGCTGGCTTCCGACGACAATATGCTGCCGGACAGCCAGCGGGGCTTTGCGCCTGCGGTGCACGGTATTGCGCGCGGGACGGCGCAGGTTTCGGTCAGGCAAAACGGCTATGAGATCTATCACAGCACCGTGCCGCCGGGCCCGTTCACCATTAACGATCTCTATGCGGCAGGCAGCGGCGGCGATCTGCAGGTGACCATCAAAGAGGCGGACGGCAGCAGTCAGGTTTTCACCGTGCCCTACTCTTCCGTGCCGATTTTGCAACGCGAGGGGCGCACCCGCTACGCCTTCACCGCCGGTGAATTCCGCAGCGGCAACGGCCAGCAGGAAAAACCCGGTTTCGTCCAGGGCACCCTGATGCACGGGCTGGCTTCCGGTTTTACGATCTACGGCGGCACGCAGTTAGCCGATCGCTACCGCGCCTTTAACCTTGGCGTGGGTAAAAACATGGGCGAGTTCGGCGCACTGTCGCTGGACGTTACTCAGGCTAACGCCACGCTGCCCGATGACAGCGATCATCAGGGGCAGTCGATACGTTTTCTCTATAACAAGTCCCTCAGCGAAACGGGAACCAATTTCCAGCTGGTGGGTTACCGCTACTCGACGCGCGGCTTTTTTAGCTTTGCCGATACCACCTATAACCGGATGAGCGGCTACAGCGTGGAGACTCAGGACGGCGTCGTGCAGATGAAACCGGTCTTCACCGATTACTACAACCTTGCCTACAGCAAGCGCGGCAGAATTCAGGCCAGCATCACCCAGCAGCTTGGCCGCACCGCGACGGCCTATCTCAGCGGAAGTCATCAGACCTACTGGGGCACCGGCGGCGCCGATGAACAGCTCCAGCTTGGGGTGAATACCGCGGTGGATGATATTAACTGGACGGTGAGCTACAGCCTGACAAAAAACGCCTGGCAGCAGGGGCGCGACCAGATGCTGGCCCTGAATCTTTCGATCCCGTTCAGCCACTGGATGCGTTCCGACAGTACCTCCGCCTGGCGTCACGCCAGCGCCAGCTACAGCATGTCGAACGATCTTAACGGCCGCACGACCAGCCTCGCCGGGCTTTACGGCACCGTGCTGGAGGACAACAACCTGAGCTACAGCATGCAGACCGGCTACGCGGGCGGCGGCGAAGGCAGCAGCGGCAGCAACGGCTACGCGGCGCTGAACTATCGCGGCGGCAATGCCAACGCCAACGTCGGCTACAGCCGCAGCGAAAACATTAACCAGTTCTACTACGGCCTGAGCGGCGGCGTGCTGGCGCATGCCAACGGCGTCACGCTGAGCCAGCCGATGAACGACACGGTGGTACTGATTAAGGCACCGGGAGCCGGGAGCGTCAAAGTGGAAAACCAGACGGGTGTGCGCACCGACAGCCGCGGCTACGCCGTACTGCCTTATGCCACGGAATACCGCGAGAACCGCATTGCACTGAGTACCAACAGCCTGGCGGACAACATCGAGCTGAATGATGCCGTTGCCAGCGTGGTGCCGACGCACGGTGCCATCGTTCGCGCAGAGTTTAAGGCGCAGGTCGGCATGAAGCTGCTGATGACGCTGACCTATCAGGGCAAGCCGGTGCCGTTTGGTGCCATTGCCACCGCCGCAGACGGCCAGAGCAGCAGCATCGTGGCCGACGGTGGCCAGGTGTATCTCAGCGGCATGCCGGCGGCGGGCAAGGTGCAGGTGAAATGGGGAGACGGCCCGAACGCCAGCTGTCAGGTTGACTACCGGCTGGCGAAAGAAGAACAGGATCGGGCATTAAGCCAGCTGTCGGCGGTGTGCCGCTAAGGAAGCCATGATGAAAAAATCACTTTATCTGCTGAGCACCCTCACGCTGCTGGCCGCCACCGGCGCCGGCGCCGCGGACAGCAGCATCACCATCAGCGGCTACGTGCGGGATAACGCCTGCACCGTGGCGGGTGAATCGAAAGACTTTACCGTCGATCTGATGAACAACGCGAGCCGCCAGTTTCATGCGGTGGGCGCCACGACGCCGCCCGTGCCGTTCCATATCCTGCTGTCGCCCTGCGGCAGTTCGGTGACGGCGGTCAGGGTCGGTTTTACCGGCGTCGCAGACAACGACAACGCCGCCCTGCTGAAGCTCGACGGCGGCGCGGCCTCGGCAGCAGGAATGGGCATTCAGATCCTTGACGCTCAGCAGAGCATGCTGCCGGTAAATGCCGCTTCATCGAGCATTCCGTGGACCACGCTGACCCCGGGCCAGGCCAACACCCTGAATTTTTACGCCCGGCTGATGACCACGCGGCTCCCGGTTACCGCCGGGCACGTGAATGCCACTGCCACCTTCACGCTTGAATTTCTGTAACGGGAGACGGAAATGACTTTAACCCGAAAAGGATGGCTGCTGGCGCTGATGCTGTCGGCCGCTTCCCCCACACTGCAGGCCGCAGACGTGAGCATTACCGTCAACGGCAAAGTGGTGGCGCTGCCCTGCGTGGTTACCACTAAAAATGCCGCCGTTGATCTGGGCGACCTCTATACCTTCAGCCTGGCCTCAGCCGGTGCGGCATCGGCCTGGCACGACGCCACGCTGAATCTGAGCAACTGCCCTGCCGGTACGTCACGCGTAACGGCCAGCTTCAGCGGCACGGCCGATGCCAGCGGCTATTACAAAAATCTGGGCACGGCCGGCAATATCCAGCTTGAGCTACAGGATGATGCGGGCACCCTTCTTAATACCGGTACGAAAAAATCCGTGCAGGTGGACGGGACAACCCAGTCCGCCCTCTTCCCCCTGAAGGTCAGGGCGCGGACGGTTAACGGCGGCGCCACCCAGGGCACTATCCAGGCGGTGATTAGCGTCACCTATACCTACGCCTGAATTCGGAGAAACAACAGTGAAAAGAATCATTACCCTGCTGACCGCGCTGCTGCTGATGAGCTGGTCTGCCAACGTGCTGGCGTTTGCCTGCAGAACTGCGTCGGGTGCGACGATCCCGATCGGTGGCGGCAGTGCCAACGTCTATGTGAACCTTGCCCCGGCGGTCAGCGTCGGGCAAAACCTGGTGGTCGACCTGTCGACGCAGATTTTTTGCCATAACGATTACCCGGAAACGATGGTCGACTATGTGACCCTGCAGCGCGGGTCGGCTTACGGCGGCGTGCTGTCGAGCTTTTCCGGTACCGTCCGATACAACGGCTACAGCTATCCGTTTCCGACCACTGCGGAAACCTCAGCGGTGAGCTACACCTCAAAAACCGACAGGCCGTGGCCAGCCGTGCTGTATCTGACGCCGGTCAGCACCGCCGGCGGCGTGGCGATCAAAACCGGATCGCTCATCGCCATTTTGATCCTGCACCAGACCAATAACCGGGACAGCGATTCCTTCCAGTTCGTCTGGAATATTTACGCCAATAATGACGTCGTGGTCCCGACGGGCGGCTGCGATGTGTCTGCCCGAAACGTCACGGTCACGCTGCCGAACTATCCTGCCTCGGCCGCCGTGCCGCTGACCGTCAGATGTGCGCAAAACCAGCAGATCAGCTACTATCTTTCAGGGACCACGGAAGATGCCGGGAACTCGATTTTCACCAACAGCGCCTCGGCGTTGCCGGCCCAGGGTATCGGCGTGCAGATGACGCGCAGCGGTACCATTGTCCCTGCCAACCAGTCGGTTTCGATGGGAACCGTTGGCCCATCCGCACGCGATCTCGGACTGACCGCCAACTATGCGCGCACCAGCGGCGAGCTGACGGCGGGCAACGTGCAGTCGATCATCGGCGTCACCTTTACCTATCAGTGACGCATCAGACATCGCGCCAGCCTAAGCCACATGACGGCGGCGCGAGACACTCTCCCACCCGGCGACCACCACCATCACTACGGTGGTCAGTCCGTTGACCATCAGGCGATCGGTGCTAAACGCAATCGGGATCAGCCCCGCCAGGGCCACCAGTCCGCCAATATGCGACAGCGGAAAACGGCGATACACCAGGAATTTATAGATGGCGTTCGCCAGCAGATAGGCCGCCGGGCCGAGCAGCAGCACCGCCGCATCCGCGACGGTGATATGCCCATCCGGATGGACGATCACCAGCTCGTTGGCCACCGCACAGACGATAATCGCCCCCACCAGCACCACGTGGACATAGTGAAAGCGCGCGCCCATCTGCCCGGGGTTATCAGCCTGCTGGATCGCGTGGCTGCCCGCCTTACTGCTGGTATCAAAGTACACCCACCACATCGCCAGGCTGCCGACAAAGGCCACCAGCGAGGCAATGACGATCGGCATACTCCAGGCTTCCAGCTCGCTCAGCGTGGCGCCGGTGATCAAGATGGTTTCCCCCAGCGCAACGATCACAAACAGCTGGCAGCGCTCCGCCAGATGATGGCCGTCAATGGTCCATTCACGGCTGCTGTCCGAGCGGCCCAGTCCGGGCAGCGGGAAGCCGAGCATCGGTGAAAAATAGATGCAGCAGACGCCAATCGCCCACAGCGTCATCCTCTCGCCCCCTTCAAAGAAGCAGCCGAGGATCCAGAACACGGCGGAGATGCACATCCAGCCGAGAATACGCTGGAAGTTACGCACCAGCAGGTGCCCCTTCGGCAGCAGCCACAGCGTGACCGCACTGCGCCCCACCTGCAGCGCCACATAGCACAGGGCAAACATCCAGCCGCGCTCGCCAAACGCCTGCGGCATTGCCGATGAGGCAAACAGGCCGAGCAGCATCAGCACAAACAGCAGCAGACGGATTGGGCGGGTTTCCGGATCGAACCAGTTGGTCACCCAGGTGGTGTACTGCCAGCCCAGCCAGACGGCGAACCACAGCAGCAGCGTTTCCAGTGCGCCGACGAGCGTTAAATGATGCAGGAGGTAGTGCGAGAGTTGGGTAACGGCAAAGACGTAGATCAGATCAAACAGCAGTTCGGAAAAGGTGACCGTAGCACCGTGACCATCACGGGTGCGCAACAGGCTTTGCGGCATAGGAAGATTCCTGAAAGGGAGCGTCACTGAAATAGTAGCGAAGCTCCCGTTACAGGTGAATATTTACTTAATATCTAAGGCCGCTTTCATGGTGTAGAACAGATCGGTCTGATCGGTCAGGCCCACCACGTTCGCCGCATGCGGGCCGTAGGCGGCAATACGCAGCTGGGTTCCGGTGTGGCCCTGCGAATCTTCCTCTGAGTTGCCGTAGCTGATGGTCATCAGCCCACCTTCACGGGTGTTCAGCGTCTGCGTCAGGCCCGGCGCCTTGCTGTCGTTGGCAATAATCTGGCTGGAGTGAGCATGGTCGGCGGTAACGATCACCAGCGTGTTGCCGTCTTTAGCGGCAAACTCCAGCGCTTTCTGCACGGCTTCGTCCAGATCCACGGTTTCGCCAATCTGGCCGCACGGGTTAGCCGCGTGATCCTGTTTATCGATCGATGCGCCTTCCACCTGCAGGAAGAAGCCCTGCGGCTTATCTTCCAGCAGCTGAATCGCCTTTTCGGTCATCTGCGCCAGCGTCGGCGTAGAAGCCGGCCGCTCGGCATTTACTTCACAGGTGACGGGCTTGCCATCGAGGTTGCCGTGGTAGGTCGCCTTTGGCCCCTTCCAGCGTACCGGCATATTGCCGTCGGCGAACAGCCCCAGCACCGGCTTAGCGTCATCGGCCACGGTCAGGGCATTCATGCCGTCGAGATCGTTCACCAGCTGATAGCCGCGCAGTTTCGCCTGCTCCAGCAGGGTTTTGCCCTGCCACTCACCGGCTTTCGCCGATTCACCAAAGGTTTTACCGCCGCCGCCGAGGGTGACGTCGGCGCGGGCGTTCAGCAGCTGCTCGGCGATCGAACCCTTACCGCCCTTCTCCAGCGCGTTGCTCTGGCAGAGTTCGCTGGTCTTCTCCGGGCCGTAGCACTTGCGTGACGTGACGTGCGCAATCTGCGCCGCCGGGGTGGCATCTTCCAGTTCGGCGGTAGAGACGTTACCGGTCGCCTTGCCGGCGGCTTTCGCCAGCTCCAGCAGGGACGGATGATCCTTGCCGTTGACGTCGACGCCAATCGCGCCGTTGTAGGACTTCACGCCGGTGGCCCAGGCGGTAGCGGAAGCGGCGGAATCGGTCACGTAGTCGGGTTTGTGGCTCTTTTTATCCAGCGCGTAGTGGGTGTACTGGCCGGTTAACGGCAGCGCATCGATGCCCTTAAAGAAACCGCCCGCCCCTTCGGCGTAGTTACGCGCGGCGGTTATTTCAGAATCACCCATGCCATCCCCAATCAGTAAAATCACGTTTTTAGCGGTTTTACTGGTCAGCGAGGCTTTAATCGCCTCGGTCTGATCGCCGGTCAGGCGACGCGCGCCACCCGGTTCGGTGATATCGCCCTGTGCGGCACGATTCCATGTGGCAAGGTCCGCCGTCGCGGTGGTGCAGACCAGCGCGGTCAGCAGCGAAAGGGCAAAGGCTTTTTGTTTCATTGTTACGATCTCCATGAATAAATTTTTCTAAAGATTTCAGGGAGTCAGTCTGCGACACAACAATGTCAGTTCCGTGTCTGTTCGATGACGATAAGATGACAATGCCTGCGCCCGTTCTGCCGGCGAACATCCGCTGCTCAGGAGTTAACCGAACGGAAGCACAGGGAAAAATACTGCTTGACCCGTAACAGCTGACTGCCTATAGTAGCGCCCCGTTGCCCCCTGCGGGTGATGAGTTTGACAATATGGTGAGGTGTCCGAGTGGCTGAAGGAGCACGCCTGGAAAGTGTGTATACGGCAACGTATCGAGGGTTCGAACCCCTCTCTCACCACCATATTTAAAGAGAAAGCCTGAGCGAAAGTTCAGGCTTTTTTTTATGCCTGTTTCTCAGCGAGAGAGGGGCGAGAACCCTCGACAGGGTTCGACAAAACGGCAGGGTTCGACAAAACGGCAGGACTGACGTTTTGCCCTGTTAACCCACGTTAAGGCTTTTTTTCTGTCTGCTCCACCCGCGCCAGCCGCGCTTCTGCAAACGCCCCTGCGCGCTGAAGCGACGATTCGCCAGGCTGGCGAGCGTATCCAGCGACTGGCACAAGACAAAGTAGACCAGCGCCACAAACAGAAATACCTCCATCGGGTAGACCATGCTGCGGTTGTTGACCTGCGTCGCCAGAAAGGTCAGCTCGCCCACGCCGACGATATAGGCCAGCGACGTATCTTTGATCAGCGCAATCCACTGGTTGATAAAGGACGGCACCATCATCCGCAGCGCCTGCGGCAGGACGATCGTCAGCAGCGTCTGCCAGCGGGTCAGCCCCAGAGACAGCCCGGCCTGCCACTGGCCTGCCGGGATCGCCGCAATCCCCGCTTTCACCGCATGGGCCAGATAGGCCGAGGCGATCAGCGCCAGCGCGCAGACCACCGTGGTGATTTCCGGGATCTCAACGCCAAACACCATCGGCAGCAGGAAATAGGTCCAGAAGATCAGCATAATCACCGGGATGGCGCGGAAGAAGCCCAGCACCGCCGCCAGCAGCCCGGCTGCCACGCCGCGCGACATCGCCAGCGCCACCCCAAGCACCGTGCCCAGCACTGCCGATGCCACACCGGCCATCAGGCTGATGGCCAGCGTTAGCGCCGCCCCGCCCAGCGGACCGTCCGGCCAGGTGCCCCACAGCATATAGCCCAGATTATCGTGAATAATGGTGAAATCCATTTTAGTGCCCCTCCAGCGGTTTACGCTGCTGTCGCCACATACCCCACCCTTCCATCAGCGCGATAATGCCAATGTAGAGCACCGTCGCCACGCCAAACGCCTGGAAGGTGCGCAGGGTTTCGGTTTCCACCTGGCGGGAGGCATAAGACAGTTCGGCCACGCCAATGGCCATGGTCAGTGAGGAGTTCTTGATGACGTTCATGTACTGGCCCAGCAGCGGCGGCAGCGCAATTTTCAGCGCCTGCGGTAAGACGACGTAGCGCATCGCCTGCCATCCCGTCAGCCCCATTGCCAGCGCGGCAGCTTTTTGCCCGCCCGCAACGCCGCGGATACCGGAACGGATCTCTTCGGCGATAAAGGCGGAGGAGTAGACGGTCAGGCCGAAGAAGCCGGCAAGAAACTCAAACGACGGCCAGCTGAACGGACCGGCCTGGTGGGGAGTATTGAGCCAGTCCATGGCGGCTCCCGGCAGGATCTGCCCGGCGGCGAAGTACCAGAAAAACAGCTGTACCAGCAGCGGGGTGTTGCGAAAAAGGGAACTCCACGCCGTCGCCAGCCAGCGCAGCGGGCTGAGGCTGCTGTCGCGCATCGTCGCCAGCACAAAACCGAGCAGCGTCGCGGCCACGCCCGCGCAGGCGGAGAGCCACAGGGTCAGCAGAAATCCCTGCCACAGCCAGTTGAGGTACTCAGGCGCCAGCAGCCAGTCCAGGTTCATGATCTGTCCTTGTTTTAAAAAATGCATCAGGGGCGCAGCAAGCTGCGCCCCTCGGGTCTCTCACCGACGAACCATTCGTCAGGCTTCAGGCTGCTGGTCCAGCGGCGCGATTTTGAACTCGCCGCGCGGCTGTGCGGCATTGGTTTGCGGACCGAACCAGCGGTCGTAAATTTTCACCGCCTCGCCGTCTTTTTCCAGCTTAATCAGCGTGTCGTTGACCGCGCTGGTCAGACTGTCTTCCCCCTTCGGGATCCCCACGCCCTGGTACTCTTTGGTCAGGCTGAACGGCGAAATTTCAAACTCCGCCTTCTGCGCCGCCGGCAGGTTGCCGAGCAGACCGACCAGTTTGGCATCGTCCTGGGTGATCGCCTGCACGTTGCGGTTACGCAGCGCCACGAAGGCCAGCGGAGTGTCATCGTAGGAGATCACTTTGGCGGTCGGATAACGTTCACGCAGGGTGATCTCCTGCACCGTACCTTTGTCCGCGCCGATGCGCAGGGTTTTGATATCGTCCGGGGTTTTCAGCACGCCTTTACGGGCGATAAATTTCTGGCCGGTGGCGAAGTACGGCACGCTGAAATTCACCTCTTTGGCCCGCTCGTCGGTGATGGTGAAGTTAGCGGCAATCAGATCCACCTTCTTCGATACCAGCAGCGGAATGCGGTTAGCCGGGTTGGTGGCGCGAAGCTCGACTTTCACCCCCAGCGCCTTGCCGATGGCTTCGGCGAAGTCCACATCATAGCCCACCAGCTTTTTGCTTTGCGGATCGATGTAGCCGAACGGCGGGTTGCTGTCGAACACCGCGATGCGCACCACCCCGGCCTGCCTGATATCATCAAGCTTGTCGGCCTGGGCGGCACCGGCGGCGAGGCCGGTCAGACTGGCGAGCAACGTTAAGACCAAAGCGCGATGTTTCATTGAAAGCTCCTGAATGGTTGAAGTCCTGCACGCAGATAAGCTAACAAGGGCCATCCGGCTCCGGAAATAATTTAAAGGACTATGTTTATGTTTTTTATCTATTTGTAATATCTGAACATATTATGTTCATCATCTTGCTCACCCGATAACGGACCTCCGGAATCCGCAGGGGAAAAAAATGTGATCGCCGGCACAAACTGGCTACCCGTGCGCCCGAGCGTCGGTTATCTTCGCGTTTTTATTTACCCAGGTTGATTATTGATGAACAGCACAACGCAGATTTTAAAAAGCCACCGCAGCGATCGCAGCTACCTTG
The sequence above is a segment of the Erwinia sp. SLM-02 genome. Coding sequences within it:
- a CDS encoding ABC transporter substrate-binding protein, producing the protein MKHRALVLTLLASLTGLAAGAAQADKLDDIRQAGVVRIAVFDSNPPFGYIDPQSKKLVGYDVDFAEAIGKALGVKVELRATNPANRIPLLVSKKVDLIAANFTITDERAKEVNFSVPYFATGQKFIARKGVLKTPDDIKTLRIGADKGTVQEITLRERYPTAKVISYDDTPLAFVALRNRNVQAITQDDAKLVGLLGNLPAAQKAEFEISPFSLTKEYQGVGIPKGEDSLTSAVNDTLIKLEKDGEAVKIYDRWFGPQTNAAQPRGEFKIAPLDQQPEA